The proteins below come from a single Candidatus Baltobacteraceae bacterium genomic window:
- a CDS encoding tetratricopeptide repeat protein: protein MSDVLTPTRPLPTGTVTFFFSDIEGSTQRWELHREAMRDALSWHDAIVQAAIERHAGQVFKTVGDAFCAVFSRAPDAVAAALDAERSLAARDFSNIDGLRVRVALHTGHSEERNGDYFGPAVNRVARLLSIGHGGQVLVSGVTTELAQDEMPAQSSLRDLGLQRLRDLTYPEQVYQLCAPDLPVEFPPLRSLDELPNNLPLQVTSFVGREPEIAALKERLAKARLLTLVGAGGIGKTRLSLQVGADVLDDYEDGVWFVELAPIRDAQSLPDAVASVFNVNAGEGRSATEASVNYLKRKKALVIFDNCEHLVEAAARMIDAIIRGCPHVRVIASSRQGLDIAGETVHRVASLTLPEAGQRLTTEAALEYGSIALFVDRAQAASESFSLTDENVEHVVRIARRLDGIALALELAASRVKVMNVASLADRLNERFRILTGGSRTALPRQQTMRALIDWSYDLLSEKERALFERLAVFAGGWTLEAATAVCSDDLVEDWEVLDVLSALVDKSLAVVDLSGRDERYRLLESTRQYALEKIESSGEFDRFAFRHASFVAQMATAADAGSAKRPIQTFLTTIEPEVDNIRAALAWTIVERHDIALGCTIVGSLGNFWRDLSAGEGERWIRIATQSAQTDVPLEVQARLFRAFGEVDTTADPRVFESASRARELYDGLGRRGESALATRLMGFYLIRQDENAAALPYLQDALAVFREVGDERWTGRTLSDIATALWLTGEVAQAREMYAQALSAARSFGDDRELRRAAMNMAESEFASGDAEGALKRAFEAGTIGNEKSHLVAGLITNIAAYELFLGKTDDARVHARASLRMARDMQIMAQTFICLQHLAGVAARDGDYKRSARLLGRVGAFYVSINAKRELTEQITYDQTLALLREHVPEDELTMLMADGATMTEDQAIEEGLAI from the coding sequence TTGTCCGACGTTCTTACGCCGACTCGCCCGTTGCCCACCGGGACGGTAACGTTCTTCTTTAGCGACATCGAGGGCAGCACCCAGCGTTGGGAACTGCATCGCGAAGCCATGCGCGACGCGCTCTCGTGGCACGACGCAATCGTGCAGGCCGCGATCGAACGCCATGCGGGCCAAGTCTTTAAAACGGTCGGCGACGCGTTTTGCGCCGTCTTCTCGCGCGCACCCGATGCGGTAGCCGCCGCACTCGATGCCGAGCGCAGCTTGGCCGCGCGCGACTTCAGCAACATCGACGGGCTGCGGGTACGCGTGGCGCTGCATACCGGCCATTCCGAAGAACGTAACGGCGATTACTTCGGGCCGGCGGTCAATCGCGTCGCGCGCCTGCTCTCGATCGGTCACGGCGGCCAGGTGCTGGTTTCCGGCGTCACCACCGAACTCGCGCAGGACGAAATGCCGGCGCAGAGTTCGCTGCGCGATCTGGGCCTCCAGCGGCTGCGCGATCTCACCTACCCCGAGCAAGTTTATCAGCTTTGCGCGCCCGACTTGCCGGTTGAATTTCCACCGCTGCGCTCGCTCGATGAATTGCCGAACAATCTGCCGCTTCAAGTAACGAGCTTCGTCGGCCGCGAGCCCGAGATCGCCGCACTCAAGGAACGCCTTGCAAAGGCGCGGCTGCTCACGCTCGTGGGTGCGGGCGGAATCGGGAAGACGCGGCTCTCTTTGCAAGTCGGCGCCGACGTGCTCGACGACTACGAAGACGGCGTGTGGTTCGTCGAACTCGCGCCGATTCGCGACGCGCAATCGCTTCCCGACGCCGTCGCCTCGGTCTTTAACGTCAACGCCGGCGAGGGGCGCTCGGCCACCGAGGCGTCCGTGAACTACCTCAAGCGCAAGAAGGCGCTCGTGATCTTCGATAACTGCGAGCATTTGGTGGAGGCGGCGGCTCGCATGATCGACGCGATCATTCGGGGATGCCCGCACGTCAGAGTTATTGCGAGTTCGCGCCAAGGATTGGATATTGCGGGCGAAACCGTGCACCGCGTGGCGTCGCTCACACTTCCCGAAGCCGGCCAGCGCTTGACGACCGAAGCCGCACTCGAATACGGCTCGATCGCCTTGTTCGTCGATCGGGCGCAAGCGGCGAGCGAATCGTTCTCGCTCACCGACGAGAACGTGGAGCACGTGGTCCGGATCGCGCGTCGGCTCGATGGAATCGCGCTGGCGCTCGAGTTGGCCGCCTCGCGGGTGAAAGTAATGAACGTCGCGAGCCTCGCGGATCGGCTCAACGAGCGATTTCGGATTCTCACCGGCGGAAGCCGCACGGCGCTGCCGCGCCAACAGACGATGCGCGCGCTCATCGACTGGAGTTACGATCTCCTTTCGGAGAAAGAGCGGGCGCTCTTCGAACGCCTTGCAGTTTTTGCGGGCGGATGGACGCTGGAAGCGGCGACGGCGGTTTGCAGCGACGATCTGGTTGAGGACTGGGAGGTTCTCGACGTGCTTTCGGCACTGGTCGACAAGTCGCTTGCCGTCGTCGATTTGAGCGGACGCGACGAACGCTATCGGCTGCTCGAATCGACCCGGCAATACGCGCTCGAAAAGATCGAATCGTCCGGCGAATTCGACCGTTTTGCGTTTCGGCACGCGTCATTCGTCGCGCAGATGGCGACCGCAGCCGACGCGGGCTCGGCGAAGCGTCCCATTCAGACGTTTCTGACCACGATCGAACCCGAGGTCGACAATATTCGCGCGGCGCTCGCGTGGACGATCGTGGAGCGTCACGATATCGCGCTCGGCTGCACGATCGTCGGCTCGCTCGGGAATTTTTGGCGCGATCTCTCGGCCGGTGAAGGGGAACGCTGGATCAGAATCGCCACCCAGAGCGCCCAGACCGACGTGCCGCTCGAGGTTCAAGCGCGGCTCTTTCGGGCCTTCGGAGAAGTCGATACCACCGCCGATCCCCGGGTCTTCGAATCGGCTTCTCGCGCGCGGGAACTGTACGATGGCCTCGGCCGGCGCGGCGAATCGGCGCTCGCAACGCGGCTGATGGGATTCTATTTGATTCGTCAAGACGAGAACGCGGCGGCGCTTCCGTATTTACAAGACGCGTTGGCCGTTTTTCGCGAGGTCGGCGACGAGCGCTGGACGGGGCGCACGCTCTCGGACATCGCAACCGCGCTATGGCTGACCGGCGAGGTCGCGCAGGCGCGCGAAATGTACGCGCAAGCGCTCTCGGCGGCGCGCAGTTTCGGCGACGATCGCGAACTGCGTCGAGCGGCGATGAATATGGCCGAAAGCGAGTTTGCCAGCGGCGATGCAGAGGGAGCGTTGAAGCGGGCGTTCGAGGCCGGGACGATCGGAAACGAAAAGTCCCACTTGGTTGCAGGCTTGATCACGAATATTGCGGCGTACGAATTGTTTCTCGGCAAAACCGACGACGCCCGGGTCCACGCCCGCGCATCCTTGCGCATGGCCCGCGATATGCAAATAATGGCCCAAACCTTCATCTGCCTGCAGCACCTCGCCGGCGTCGCGGCTCGCGACGGAGACTACAAGCGAAGTGCGCGTTTACTCGGACGGGTCGGCGCCTTTTACGTTTCGATCAACGCGAAACGCGAGCTTACCGAACAGATTACGTACGATCAAACGCTGGCGCTGCTGCGCGAGCACGTGCCGGAAGACGAGTTGACGATGCTGATGGCCGACGGCGCCACGATGACCGAAGATCAAGCGATCGAAGAAGGTTTAGCGATCTAA
- a CDS encoding FAD-dependent oxidoreductase — protein sequence MHSVGDTRRYVIVGNGFAGTTCAEALRKHDPSCSITMFADEPYTLYNRIALPPLLRKQVTEAKVIIRDQAWHDKHQIALLLRTHVDRVIPEERVVIADGKSYPYDALLVATGGRPNPHPAPGSDAANVYNYQYLDDTKAISEQLEHTKTAVAIGGSFIAYELAEAFVSRKVETHWVLRGPRFLHRMLDEVAGGLVDKAARADGVHFHYEDEVVDFVRSNGVATKLRLKSGAEIEAQCYGIGFGLTMNTELLDGSGVQTSKNGILCNDRLETNIGGIFAAGDIADFYDPTLEMRYRMGTWNNAGAHGKVVAINMVGGDERYHDVPEYSSMLFKGQTITQFGLSPEYRPDIETVCSTDAEKGWYRALYFWDDRLVGGLFMGKGNRSGKRKYVDTIKGKQRYPKPQWREMLDWTHD from the coding sequence TTGCATTCGGTCGGAGACACGCGCCGTTACGTGATCGTTGGGAACGGCTTTGCCGGAACGACCTGCGCCGAAGCGCTGCGCAAGCACGACCCCTCGTGCTCGATCACGATGTTCGCCGACGAGCCCTACACGCTCTACAATCGCATCGCGCTACCGCCGCTGCTGCGCAAGCAAGTCACCGAAGCGAAAGTGATCATCCGCGATCAGGCTTGGCACGACAAGCATCAGATCGCGCTGCTTCTGCGAACGCACGTCGATCGCGTCATTCCGGAGGAACGCGTGGTCATCGCCGACGGTAAATCGTATCCCTACGATGCGCTGCTCGTTGCGACGGGCGGACGCCCGAACCCGCACCCGGCGCCGGGCTCCGACGCGGCGAACGTGTACAACTACCAGTATCTCGACGATACCAAAGCGATTTCGGAGCAGCTCGAACACACCAAGACCGCCGTTGCGATCGGCGGATCGTTCATCGCGTACGAACTGGCCGAGGCGTTCGTGTCGCGCAAAGTCGAAACGCACTGGGTCCTGCGCGGCCCGCGCTTTCTGCACCGCATGCTCGACGAGGTCGCCGGCGGCCTCGTAGACAAAGCGGCGCGGGCCGACGGCGTTCACTTTCACTACGAAGACGAGGTCGTCGATTTCGTGCGCAGCAACGGCGTCGCCACGAAGCTGCGTCTCAAGAGCGGCGCGGAGATCGAAGCGCAGTGCTACGGCATCGGCTTCGGGCTCACGATGAACACCGAACTGCTCGACGGCTCCGGCGTGCAAACCAGTAAGAACGGCATTCTGTGCAACGATCGCCTCGAGACGAATATCGGCGGGATTTTCGCCGCCGGCGACATTGCAGATTTTTACGATCCGACGCTCGAGATGCGCTACCGCATGGGGACCTGGAATAACGCCGGCGCGCACGGCAAAGTGGTCGCCATCAACATGGTCGGCGGCGACGAGCGGTACCACGACGTGCCCGAGTACTCGAGCATGCTCTTCAAAGGGCAAACGATCACGCAGTTCGGCCTCTCGCCTGAGTATCGGCCGGATATCGAGACCGTCTGCTCGACCGACGCCGAGAAGGGCTGGTACCGCGCCCTCTACTTCTGGGACGATCGCCTCGTCGGCGGCCTCTTCATGGGCAAAGGCAATCGCAGCGGCAAGCGCAAGTACGTGGACACGATCAAGGGCAAACAGCGCTATCCCAAACCCCAATGGCGCGAGATGCTGGATTGGACCCACGACTGA